The Candidatus Thermokryptus mobilis genome contains a region encoding:
- a CDS encoding heavy-metal-associated domain-containing protein, which yields MNRLTLTVEGMTCHHCEMTVENAVKQLKNVLSAKADHQNKTLEIVYTGELKIEDVKQKVEEAGYRVLG from the coding sequence ATGAATCGGTTAACACTCACGGTTGAAGGCATGACCTGTCATCATTGTGAGATGACGGTAGAAAATGCGGTGAAGCAGTTGAAAAATGTTCTATCAGCGAAGGCAGATCATCAAAATAAAACCCTTGAAATTGTATACACGGGCGAGCTTAAAATTGAAGATGTCAAACAGAAAGTTGAAGAGGCTGGATATAGAGTTTTAGGGTAA